The following are encoded together in the Desulfococcus multivorans genome:
- a CDS encoding PASTA domain-containing protein, protein MSIVSIKEVKGVVKCGKDGRAAHVFNVKNSMETRIRISTQVAANAPAETAWLTIEGETERDLDPDTMTQVVVNIQVPDGCKPGKYSYRLRVFDPDNPGEKFVDGENVYFEVEEKTPVPPPVEKKKRWIPYAAAGIVLVVVIGVATWMFTGEAKVEVPQLEKSSLFNALQKINTSRLAFNAETGLFTRRVGNSREIGVVLEQQPKAGASVPEKTEVKLWVGAMSRVTIDKLIPMQSLSEVKMMKHVTIPQSVLNRSLEPEPVNN, encoded by the coding sequence ATGAGTATCGTTTCCATCAAGGAGGTCAAGGGGGTTGTCAAGTGCGGCAAAGACGGCAGAGCCGCGCATGTTTTCAACGTCAAAAACAGCATGGAGACCCGGATTCGGATCTCGACCCAGGTCGCGGCGAACGCACCTGCAGAGACGGCATGGCTCACCATTGAAGGCGAAACCGAACGGGACCTTGATCCCGACACCATGACCCAGGTTGTCGTCAACATCCAGGTCCCAGACGGCTGCAAACCGGGGAAATACAGCTATCGCCTCCGGGTGTTCGACCCCGACAACCCCGGGGAAAAATTTGTGGACGGCGAAAACGTCTACTTCGAGGTGGAGGAGAAGACGCCTGTGCCGCCGCCCGTCGAGAAAAAAAAGCGATGGATTCCATACGCTGCCGCGGGGATTGTCCTGGTGGTGGTCATCGGCGTCGCCACCTGGATGTTTACGGGGGAAGCCAAGGTCGAAGTGCCGCAGCTGGAGAAGTCAAGCCTCTTCAACGCGCTTCAGAAGATCAACACCAGCCGGCTGGCATTCAATGCCGAAACCGGCCTTTTTACCCGAAGGGTCGGCAATTCACGGGAGATCGGCGTTGTTCTGGAACAGCAGCCAAAGGCCGGCGCGTCGGTGCCCGAGAAAACCGAGGTGAAACTCTGGGTGGGCGCCATGAGTCGGGTCACCATAGACAAGCTGATCCCCATGCAGAGCCTGAGTGAGGTGAAGATGATGAAGCACGTCACCATACCCCAGTCGGTGCTCAATCGTTCCCTGGAACCTGAACCCGTGAACAACTGA
- a CDS encoding caspase family protein, with amino-acid sequence MIEYLYQKRGRQAFLSGLTVAFLIFFGACGHIDAGKNGGLTARNPNAPGILCGGADVVEIDGRRRLALIVGVGEYRNDRIPDLPGPPNDARRFYDMLTGKNGYGFPRENVCMLLDEKATTAGFRAAFDTMLVSRARENDVAVVFYAGHGSQARDKNGDEPDEWDETFLFHDARTDGIGDMLDDEMNQMLARLYRKTRNITVILDACNSGTATRAPDKGTTLARFFTPMPEDLKNPAAEGEGGDGSEGWTTEAMPGLVVFSAATDSNPALEKNGKGIFTDALLQVMSGVGDQPMTYAQIARQVPALVAAESPQIPYFQGDLTQKALGNTGRTHPVAWEVSAIGPPLTLTGPPLPGIGKGAEMRIYDGRVEGADTRDPGKAKATVVVTEMTGLNASALVSATAESLGAVAPGDLAVLVRPADDYTTLKVRLKPGSEVGGIPSEIALKIRALVAENPETRMLVQLVEGAGDFELGMIDEGRLVLRGPENRPRNFYRNPDEIPKSLWQHARQKALLHLRGEGGSDFVDNRTLAVSLVPAPSARQNKCADGIWRQAAPGDHQMIPLCQAWNVKVTLSKASPVPLLIGALILSTDGGIFALPRDDRKVRLQPGESTVFNATGETFIGLPPLDVRDRIMVFGTWESNPVSWGQFTETAAGRGPGMSGLARALDRYFQPGTRGVGVVSAESAETTTWTLSTITLHVEANNRFAETDRGTRTINWREYTIADFDIRPYLPADEMTALYKVLKTADRLANASARDGYSYRQHDWTQPSDEANLKRGIDCSRAVWFAFTRSGIPYNREDRYLTTAMMVGDDSIMDDDFDSCAGDPDLEIGDILVYRDETRGDGHAVMVIDPEKRIAWGSHGWDGNSRNLPVEPDTGVEYQKIKFKPDWERWDRGSMKLKACWRHRRIAGEGVRFRGRPGSRPLTDICNAERNCGR; translated from the coding sequence ATGATAGAATATCTGTACCAAAAGCGTGGGCGTCAAGCCTTTCTGTCGGGTCTGACGGTCGCTTTTCTGATATTTTTCGGCGCATGCGGCCATATTGACGCCGGGAAAAACGGCGGTTTGACTGCGCGGAATCCCAATGCTCCGGGCATCCTCTGCGGTGGCGCCGATGTTGTTGAAATCGACGGCCGGCGGCGCCTCGCCCTCATTGTCGGGGTCGGTGAATACAGGAACGACAGAATTCCCGACCTTCCGGGGCCTCCCAATGATGCCAGACGGTTTTACGACATGTTGACCGGGAAGAACGGCTACGGCTTTCCCAGGGAAAACGTCTGCATGCTCCTTGATGAAAAAGCGACGACGGCGGGGTTCAGGGCGGCATTTGACACCATGCTCGTCTCTCGGGCGAGAGAAAACGATGTGGCCGTTGTTTTCTATGCGGGTCACGGATCCCAGGCCCGCGATAAAAACGGGGACGAACCCGACGAATGGGATGAGACCTTCCTCTTCCACGACGCACGGACTGACGGCATTGGAGACATGCTGGACGACGAGATGAACCAGATGCTGGCGCGGCTGTACCGGAAAACCAGGAACATCACCGTCATTCTCGATGCCTGCAATTCCGGCACGGCGACCCGGGCGCCGGATAAAGGAACCACGCTCGCACGTTTTTTTACCCCTATGCCGGAAGACCTGAAAAATCCGGCAGCCGAGGGAGAGGGCGGCGACGGCAGTGAGGGGTGGACGACGGAAGCCATGCCGGGGCTTGTCGTTTTTTCCGCCGCGACGGACAGCAATCCGGCTTTGGAGAAAAACGGCAAGGGCATTTTCACCGACGCCCTGCTCCAGGTTATGTCCGGGGTGGGGGATCAACCCATGACATACGCTCAGATCGCCCGTCAGGTCCCCGCTCTGGTGGCGGCGGAAAGCCCCCAGATTCCCTACTTCCAAGGAGATCTGACCCAAAAGGCCCTGGGCAATACGGGACGGACGCATCCGGTCGCCTGGGAGGTGTCGGCGATCGGTCCGCCCCTCACGCTGACCGGTCCGCCCTTGCCCGGTATCGGTAAGGGGGCTGAGATGCGCATCTATGACGGCCGTGTTGAAGGCGCCGACACCCGCGATCCGGGCAAAGCCAAGGCGACCGTCGTGGTGACGGAAATGACCGGTTTGAACGCCAGCGCCCTTGTCTCGGCCACCGCGGAGAGCCTCGGCGCAGTTGCGCCGGGTGACCTTGCCGTTCTGGTTCGACCTGCGGATGACTACACGACGCTGAAGGTTCGGTTGAAGCCCGGTAGCGAGGTTGGGGGGATCCCCTCGGAAATCGCCCTGAAGATCAGGGCGCTTGTCGCTGAGAATCCCGAAACCCGTATGCTCGTCCAACTGGTGGAAGGGGCGGGGGACTTCGAGTTGGGCATGATTGACGAAGGCCGACTGGTCTTGCGAGGACCCGAGAACCGCCCGAGAAATTTTTACCGGAATCCGGATGAGATTCCCAAAAGCCTGTGGCAGCACGCCCGTCAAAAGGCGCTGCTGCATCTGCGGGGAGAGGGCGGCAGCGATTTTGTCGACAACCGGACCCTTGCGGTTTCCCTGGTACCCGCGCCCTCTGCCAGGCAGAACAAATGCGCCGACGGCATATGGCGGCAGGCAGCGCCGGGTGATCACCAGATGATTCCCCTGTGCCAGGCCTGGAACGTCAAGGTCACCCTTTCGAAGGCATCCCCTGTTCCGCTTTTGATCGGCGCACTGATCCTGTCGACGGACGGCGGCATTTTCGCGTTGCCCCGGGATGACCGTAAGGTCCGACTCCAGCCCGGCGAAAGCACCGTTTTCAACGCCACCGGCGAGACCTTCATCGGTTTGCCGCCGCTGGATGTCCGGGACCGCATCATGGTTTTCGGCACATGGGAGAGCAACCCCGTCTCCTGGGGGCAGTTCACCGAGACGGCCGCCGGCCGGGGCCCTGGAATGAGCGGGCTTGCCCGGGCTCTTGACCGCTATTTCCAACCCGGGACACGAGGGGTCGGTGTCGTCTCGGCGGAATCGGCTGAAACGACGACCTGGACCCTCAGCACCATCACTTTGCACGTGGAGGCCAACAATCGCTTTGCCGAGACGGACCGCGGAACCAGGACCATCAACTGGCGCGAGTACACCATCGCTGATTTCGACATCCGGCCTTACCTCCCTGCCGATGAAATGACCGCGCTCTACAAAGTCCTGAAAACGGCGGATCGCCTTGCGAACGCTTCGGCCCGGGACGGCTATTCCTACAGGCAGCACGACTGGACCCAGCCTTCGGACGAGGCGAACCTGAAGCGCGGCATCGACTGCTCCAGGGCCGTCTGGTTCGCTTTCACGCGCTCAGGAATACCTTACAACCGGGAGGATAGGTACCTGACCACGGCCATGATGGTCGGCGACGACAGTATCATGGACGACGATTTCGACAGCTGCGCCGGCGACCCAGACCTCGAGATCGGAGACATCCTGGTCTATCGGGACGAGACCCGGGGCGACGGCCACGCGGTTATGGTCATCGATCCGGAAAAGCGTATTGCGTGGGGATCCCACGGCTGGGACGGCAACTCCCGCAACCTGCCTGTCGAGCCGGACACCGGCGTGGAGTACCAGAAGATCAAATTCAAGCCGGACTGGGAGCGGTGGGATCGAGGCTCCATGAAACTCAAAGCCTGCTGGCGACACCGGCGGATTGCCGGGGAGGGAGTGCGCTTCCGCGGCCGGCCGGGCTCACGACCCCTGACGGATATCTGCAATGCTGAACGAAACTGCGGGCGGTAG